A DNA window from Bacteroides cellulosilyticus contains the following coding sequences:
- a CDS encoding DUF4494 domain-containing protein has translation MAMHTWFECKIRYEKVMENGMNKKVTEPYLVDALSFTEAEARIIEEMTPFISGEFTVSDIKRANYSELFPSEEEAADRWFKCKLIFITLDEKSGAEKKTSTQVLVQAADLRDAVKKLDEGMKGTMADYQIALVSETPLMDVYPYSAEPNDKPEV, from the coding sequence ATGGCAATGCATACATGGTTTGAGTGCAAGATCCGTTACGAAAAAGTGATGGAAAACGGTATGAACAAGAAAGTTACAGAACCTTATTTAGTGGACGCACTCAGCTTTACGGAAGCGGAAGCACGCATCATTGAAGAAATGACGCCGTTTATTTCAGGCGAATTTACAGTATCAGACATCAAACGTGCCAACTATAGTGAATTATTCCCCAGCGAAGAAGAGGCCGCCGACCGCTGGTTCAAGTGTAAACTGATCTTTATTACTCTGGACGAAAAGAGTGGAGCTGAAAAGAAAACATCCACTCAGGTATTGGTACAAGCTGCCGACCTGCGCGATGCTGTTAAGAAACTGGATGAAGGCATGAAGGGTACGATGGCGGATTACCAGATTGCTTTAGTATCCGAAACACCCCTTATGGATGTATATCCGTATAGCGCGGAACCCAATGACAAACCGGAAGTTTAA
- a CDS encoding YggS family pyridoxal phosphate-dependent enzyme has product MNIAENLQQVLSELPDEVRLVAVSKFHPNEAIEEAYRTGQRIFGESKVQEMTAKYESLPKDIEWHFIGHLQTNKIKFIVPYVALIHGIDSYKLLVEVNKQAAKAGKVVNCLLQLHIAEEETKFGFSFGECREMLAAGEWKTLSNIQLCGLMGMATNTDDNEQIEKEFCSLSSFFKEVKDSWFADTEAFRELSMGMSHDYHQAIAAGSTLIRVGSKIFGDRTY; this is encoded by the coding sequence ATGAATATTGCAGAGAATCTTCAACAAGTGCTAAGCGAACTGCCTGATGAGGTGCGACTGGTAGCTGTCTCCAAATTTCACCCCAATGAAGCGATAGAAGAAGCCTATCGCACCGGACAACGAATATTCGGAGAAAGCAAAGTACAGGAAATGACTGCCAAGTACGAAAGTCTTCCCAAAGACATTGAATGGCACTTTATCGGGCATCTGCAAACCAATAAAATCAAGTTTATCGTGCCCTACGTGGCTCTGATCCACGGAATTGACTCATACAAACTCCTTGTAGAAGTCAATAAGCAAGCTGCAAAAGCCGGAAAAGTAGTCAACTGCCTGTTGCAACTGCACATTGCAGAAGAAGAAACTAAATTTGGTTTTAGTTTTGGCGAATGTCGGGAAATGTTAGCAGCCGGTGAATGGAAAACTCTCAGTAACATACAATTATGCGGTCTGATGGGTATGGCAACAAATACAGACGACAATGAACAAATAGAGAAGGAATTTTGTTCATTAAGTAGCTTCTTCAAAGAAGTGAAAGACTCATGGTTTGCCGACACGGAGGCTTTTCGGGAGTTGTCCATGGGAATGTCCCACGATTATCACCAAGCTATTGCTGCTGGAAGTACTCTGATACGCGTAGGAAGCAAAATCTTTGGAGACAGAACGTATTAA
- a CDS encoding dihydroorotate dehydrogenase-like protein, translating to MATLKTTFAGLELRNPIIVSSSGLTDSAEKNQKFYEAGVGAIVLKSLFEEQIMLEADWLGDPNMYPEGSDYLVEYVRQHKLSEYLELIKDTKKVCPIPVIASINCYQDAEWVGFAQQMEAAGADAIEINILALQTDMLYNYGSFEQRHIDILSHIKKTVRIPIIMKLGDNLTNPIALIDQLYANGAAAVVLFNRFYQPDIDIEKMKQISGNVFSTGADLVKALRWIGIASAAVNKLDYAASGGIHSPEGIVKAILAGASAVEICSAFYQNSYALVGEYIHFLNLWMDRKGMENIPQFKGMLNVSDLNGVNTFERTQFMKYFSSKK from the coding sequence ATGGCAACATTAAAAACTACTTTTGCCGGGTTAGAATTAAGAAACCCGATTATCGTCAGCAGCTCAGGTTTAACTGATAGTGCTGAAAAAAATCAGAAATTCTATGAAGCCGGTGTCGGTGCCATTGTTCTGAAATCTCTTTTTGAAGAGCAGATCATGTTGGAAGCTGACTGGCTGGGAGATCCGAATATGTATCCTGAAGGCAGTGATTACTTGGTAGAATACGTCCGCCAACATAAACTGTCAGAGTATCTGGAACTGATCAAGGATACTAAAAAAGTATGCCCCATTCCTGTTATTGCCAGCATAAACTGCTATCAGGATGCTGAATGGGTAGGATTTGCGCAACAAATGGAAGCGGCAGGAGCTGATGCTATAGAAATCAATATCCTGGCTCTCCAGACAGATATGCTATACAATTACGGTTCATTCGAACAACGCCATATTGATATTCTCAGCCACATCAAAAAGACGGTACGTATTCCGATCATCATGAAGCTGGGTGATAACCTAACTAATCCGATAGCTCTGATAGATCAGTTATATGCCAACGGAGCAGCTGCCGTGGTATTGTTCAACCGCTTCTATCAACCGGATATTGATATCGAAAAGATGAAGCAAATCTCAGGAAATGTATTCAGCACAGGAGCTGACCTGGTTAAAGCCTTACGTTGGATCGGTATCGCTTCCGCAGCTGTGAATAAGTTGGATTATGCAGCATCAGGCGGTATTCACTCTCCCGAAGGCATTGTAAAAGCAATTTTGGCAGGAGCTTCAGCTGTAGAGATTTGTAGTGCATTCTATCAGAACAGTTATGCCCTTGTAGGAGAATATATCCACTTCCTGAACTTATGGATGGATCGCAAAGGCATGGAAAACATTCCTCAATTCAAGGGAATGCTGAATGTTAGCGACTTGAATGGAGTAAATACCTTCGAACGTACTCAGTTCATGAAATATTTCTCCAGCAAAAAATAA